A section of the Polyodon spathula isolate WHYD16114869_AA chromosome 29, ASM1765450v1, whole genome shotgun sequence genome encodes:
- the LOC121302078 gene encoding ER lumen protein-retaining receptor 1, protein MNIFRFLGDLAHLIAIIILLLKIWKTRSCAGISGRSQILFAIVFTARYLDLFTNYISLYNSCMKVVYIVCSYATVFLIYGKFKASYDGNHDTFRIEFLIAPSALLAFLVNHDFTPLEILWTFSIYLESVAILPQLFLVSKTGEAESITSHYLFALGSYRLLYLLNWMWRFFSQGFYDLIALLSGVLQTVLYCDFFYLYVSKVLKGKKLTLPA, encoded by the exons ATGAATATTTTTCGATTTCTTGGCGATCTTGCGCACTTGATAGCAATTATCATTCTGCTTCTGAAAATCTGGAAAACACGATCATGTGCTG GTATCTCAGGGCGCAGTCAGATTCTCTTTGCGATCGTTTTCACCGCGAGATACCTTGACCTTTTCACAAACTACATCTCCCTGTACAACTCCTGCATGAAG GTGGTGTATATTGTGTGCTCCTACGCGACTGTGTTCCTGATCTATGGGAAGTTCAAGGCTTCGTACGACGGGAATCATGACACGTTCCGGATCGAGTTCCTGATCGCTCCGAGCGCGCTGCTGGCGTTCCTGGTCAACCATGACTTCACCCCCCTCGAG ATCCTGTGGACGTTCTCGATCTATCTGGAGTCTGTGGCGATCCTGCCGCAGCTGTTCCTGGTCAGTAAGACTGGGGAGGCCGAGTCTATCACCAGTCACTACCTGTTTGCTCTCGGCTCGTACCGGCTGCTCTACCTGCTCAACTGGATGTGGCGCTTCTTCAGCCAGGGGTTCTACGACCTGATCGCGCTCCTCTCTGGGGTCCTGcagactgtgctgtactgtgacttCTTCTACCTCTACGTCTCCAAGG ttttaaaagggaaaaagtTGACTTTACCAGCCTAG